The following nucleotide sequence is from Streptomyces brevispora.
CTGGTCCCGGAGGAACGCGGCGAACGCGGCCGGGTCGAACCGGGTCCCGTCGCGCAGCGCCAGCGCCGCCATCACCTGGTCCCCGGCGACGGGGTCGGGCACCGCGTAGACGGCGACGGCCGCCGCGTCCGCCCAGCGGGCGAGGATGTTCTCGATCATCGCGGCGGCCAGGTTCTCGCTGTCGACCCGCAGCCGGTCCTCGGTACGGCCCGCGAAGTAGAGGAAGCCGTCGGGGTCGCGGAAGAAGAGGTCACCGGTCCAGTACCAGCCGCCGCGCACCCGGGCGGCGTCCGCCTCCTCGTTGCGCCAGTAGCCTTCGAACGGGGTCCGGCCACGGTTGACCAGCTCCCCTATCGCAGCGGCACCGTTGAGCAGCTTTCCGCCCTCGTCGAAGACCGCGGCGACGCGCTCGTGGCCCGTCTCCGGGTCGACGACGGCGAGGTCGTCGCGGTCCGAGGCCCGGCCGATCGCGCCCTGCGGGGTGTCCGGGGTCCGCTGGATCGCCGCGCCGCCCTCCGAGGAGCCGTAGCCCTCGACCAGCCGCACCCCGAACCGCTCCCGGAAGCGCGCCGCGTCCACGGCGCCCGCCTCGGTGCCGAAGCCGATGCGGAGCGGGTGCTCCCGGTCGTCGGGGCGCTCGGGGGTGGCCAGCAGGTACTGCACGGCACGGCCGACGTAGGTGAAGTAGGTGGCCCCGTGTGCGCGTACGTCGGCGAGGAAGCCGGATGCCGAGAAACGGCGGCGCAGGGCGACGGCGGCGCCGCCGGCCAGTGCGGGTGCCCAGTCGGCGATCACCGCGTTGCCGTGGAACATCGGCATGCAGATGTAGTGGACGTCCTCGCGCCCGATCCCGAAGTGGCCGACGAGCGACTGACCGGCCGCGGCGAGCCGCCCCTGGGTGCAGACGGCGGCCTTGGGCGCGCCGGTGGAGCCCGAGGTGAAGTAGAGCAGCATCCGGGTTCCGGGCCCGGGGCGGGCGAGGACCGTGTCCCCCGGCTCCGCCCCGGCGTACGGGGCGAGCAGTGCGGCGTACGCCTCGGTTTCGGTGACCAGTACCCGGACGCCCGGCAACTCCAGGCCGTCGAGCAGTGGCAGATGGGCGCGCTCGGTGATCAGCACCCGGCATTCGGTGTGCGTGATGTCGCGGGCCAGTTCGGCGCCGCGACGGGTCGGGTTGATGCCGGCGACGGCGGCCCCGGCCAGGGCCGCCGCGCTCAGCCACAGTGGAAACTCAGGGGTGTTGTCGAGCAACACCCCGACGTGCGGCTCGCTGCCCGTCGGCAGCAGATCCGCCAGGAGCGCGGCCCTTGCGGCAGCGCACGAGGCGACCTGGTGGTGGCTGAGGACGATGTCCTCGTGCCTCAATCCGGGCCGGTGGTCGCCCCATTGGCGCTGTACGAGCTCCGCGACGGTGCCTGCGCTCCTCATGGCGCCGCACGGTAACTGGCTACACGTCAGAACTGAACATCGGAGCACGAGTAGAACGCGTTGGCCGTGTCCGCGATGTTCCAGACGCTCAGGATGATGTGCTTCCCGGTCTTCTGGGTGGGGATGGCGCCCTGCTGGGTCAGCGTGGCCGGCGGCTGCATACCGCCGTACGGCACCGTCATGAAGGGCTGCGACTCCAGGTCGGACCGCTTGAGCGGCTTGGTGGGGTCCCAGCCGTTCTTGGTGATGTAGTAGCGGAAGTCCGTCGTGGCGTGGCGGGCGGTGAACTGCCAGCGGAAGCTGAAGCCCTGACCCGCGGTGACGTGGGTGGCGGGCCAGTTGCCGCCGCGCGGGTCGTCGAGCTGCGCGAACTCGCCGTGGCCGCCGGAACAGATCGCGCCGTCGGCCGGACCGGCCGCCGGGAAGCCCTTGGGGCCCTCGACGCTCTGCGGCTCCCACTGGATGTTGCCGCAGCCGGTCACCGTGCCGTTGGCACAGAGCTTCTGACGGCTGATGGGGTTGTCCGTGTAGCCATGGCTGCTGGCACTGCTGGTCGCGAACATCGAGACGCCCGCTACCGCGAGACCCACCAGGGCCGCACCTGTCTTCTTACGCATTGCTGTCGCTCCTCGGATTCGTGGGGGAGGCTCCATGAGCACTGCTGCGCGCGCCGTGCGGTCTAGACCAAGGCCTAGATTATTGACGGATCATGAACATGTCCAGACCAATGGGAGTTGGATTCCGGTTCGCCGCCGAAGGGACCTCCGCGAAGCCTCAGACACTGTCCCCACCACTGCGTCCGGTGTAGAAGGCGACGGTCAAGTCCTTCACCAGGGACTTCCGTTCGTAGTCGTCGAGCTCCACGAGGCCCCGGGCGGTCAGCCGGTTGACGGTGTCGTCCACGGCGTCCACCACCGAAGTCAGCACGCTGTCGCGGTGTTTGGCGTCGATGGCCGCGATCCGGCGCAGTTGCATGGCCGCGGCCACCTCCGGCGCGTACTCGATTCCGGTCGGCTGCGCGGAGTACACCTCGATGCCGACCGGCTCGCAGTCCGCCTTGAGCATCCGGGTCAGCGCGTCGCCGACGGCTTCCGCGTTGCGCAGGGTGTGAGCGTCCTCGTGGAAGGCGTCGGCGGGCAGCTGGGACAGGACCCGCGCCATCGCCGCCTCGACCTGTTCCCGCAGGTACTCCTCGTGGTCGGCGATTCCCAGCGTCGCCCGCACGGTGTCCGTGACCCGCCACACGACGAGGACGACGACCCGCAACGCCGTACCGTTCGCGTCCACCGCGGGCAGCGGTTCGCTGCGCCAGTGCCGCAGCCGTACGTCGACCCGGCGGCGCAGCAGCAGCGGGCTGACCCACATCAGCCCGGTCCGCCGCACGCTGCCGCGGTACCGGCCGAAGAGGGTGAGCACCCAGGCGTGCCCGACCTGGCCGCGGGTCAGGCCGCCGAACGCGAAGAACACCGTGGTCAGCAGTGCCGTGAGCGCCGCCCAGGCGCCGAGGCCGATGCCGTCGTACGGTCGCGGGCCGAGCCCGAGCCGGGACACCGCCCCGCCCGGCAGCGCGCCGATCCACCACAGGACCCCGCCCGAGGCGGCGAGCCCGACGAGACCGGCGAGCAGTACGGCCCAGCCGGGCAGCGAGGGGCCGGACCGTTCGCGGAGTTGCGGGTCGGCGACGGGTGCGGGCCGGGTGGAGGGCAGCACCTGCGGTGCCCGCGGCACCGGCGGCCGCCGGACACCGGCAGCGCACTCGCTCCCGGCCGTCCTCTGCACGACGGTGGCGGGCAGCGCGGCGGCGTCCGCGGCGGCCTCGGGACCTTCGCGGAAGAGCAGGTGTACGGGGATGGAGACGGCGCGCTCATCGTCGATGTCCGAGTGGCGCCGGCCGGTGTCCACCCGCACCGCGGTGTGGAGCTCGCCGGCCCCGGCGCCGCCGGAGGGCAGCGAGAGGGAGGGGCCGGCGTCCTGGCGGACCGGGGTGAGCCCCGGCCCGGGGACGAATCCGGCACCGGGCCCCGGTGCGTCGTCCGGGCCGGGAAGGAACGGGTCGTGCTCCAGGACCGGTTGCCCCGGAACGGTGCCCGACACCGCGCCACGCGCGCCGATCACGGATCCCGTACCGGGGAGCGCGCCGGACTCGGCGGCCGGCACCCGGCCGCCCTTCTCCGCCGCGGCGGCGGGCAGCAGATCCGAGGCGCCGGGCGGCCCGTCCCCGGAGCCGGAGCCCGAGACCGAGCCGGACCCGCCGCCATCCTCCGCGCCGGAGCCCTCACCCGAGCCCGAGCCCGAGCCGTCGCCCGGAACCGACACCGACGCCGAGGTCGCGCCGAAGGCGGAGCCCCCGCGTTCGCCCTCGCCCGGCATCAGGTCGAGGACCAGGTCGACCACGGAGTCCGTCGCGGACCGCGCCACGGAGTCCGGGCCGCCCCTCGTCACGGAGCCGCCCCCGTACACCGAACCGAAACCCGAACCGGACGCCGAACCCGAACTCGAACCCGGAGCCGACGCCGACGCCGACGCCGACCAGTCGTACGCCCCGGTCGTCGCACCCGAGCCCTTCGGCCCGTCCTGGCCCGGCACCCCGTCCGCACGGGCCGACGCGTCCGCGCCGCGTCCCGGCCTGTCCAGTACCGCCCACTCCCGTACCGGGAGCGCCCCGTACCTCTCCTCGCCGTACTCCGGGTTCTCCGGGTTCTCGGAGTTCTCGGGGTTGTCCCCGTTCTCCGGGTTCCCCGAGCTGTCCGACACTGTGGATCGCATTACCGCCTCCGTCATGTGCGTCGTGTCACGCGAAGAGTCGCCGCCAGGTCTCCGGACCCGGATAGCCGTCGGCCTCCGCGCCCCGCCAGCCCTGGGCCTTCTGGAAGGCCTCGACATTGCGCCGGTCCGCCTCGCCCCATCGGGGCCCGGGGCCCGACAGGTAGTACTTGCCGTATCCCTTCTTCACCAACTGTTTCCCGAGCCTGTCGACATGGCTGTTGGACTGACCCGTCCGGAAATTGCCCCGCCCGGGGTAAGCGGGCGTCGCGGTCGAGCCGCCCGTGCCGGTTCCGCCCGCGGCAGGGATGTCGTTGCCGGTGCCGGTGGTCAGCAGGCGCCAGGTGTCGGGCCCGGGGATGCCGTCGGCCTCCTTGCCCTTCCAGCCCTGGGCCTTCTGGAACGCCGCGGTCGCCTGCTGGTCGGCGCTGCCCCAGGCGGGGCCGGGGCCGACCTTGTAGAAGCGCTTGCCACCCCGCTCGACGAGCAGCTTGCCGAGTTCGGTGACGTGGGCGTTGTTCGCGCCCGGGCCGAACTGACCGGCCCCCGGGAACGCTCTCGTCGAGCTGCTGCCGCCGGTTTCGGTGGTCAGCCCCGTGTAGCGGTACGCGACGTAGCTGCTCGAGTGGGTCCAGTACGCCATGGGCGTCGTCTGCTTGCGGGTGTGCGGCATGGTCTGCTCGTACGCCGTGTAGTGGGTGTGCGTGTAGTCCGTCCAGCCCCCGAAGATCGTGACGTGCGAGCCCTTGGAGGGGTCGGCCGGGTTGTGGAAGAGCAGCATGTCGCCGGGCTGGAGATCCGCACGGGCGATCCGCGTGCCGTATGAGGCGAGGCTGCCGGTCCACTCGTTGCCCGGCAGGTCCCAGGCCATCGACAGATAACCGGAGCAGTCCTGGCGGTACCCGTCCAGCCAGTACTTGCTCATGCTGTACGGGACCTGCGCGGCGACCCACTTCTTCGCCCGGTTGATGATGTCGGCCCTGGTCGTCTTGCGCAGCGTGGGCGTACCCGCCGGCGGACCGGAGGCCCCCGCACCCTGCAACGGACCCGGCCCGCCCTGCGGGCTGTCCGGTCCCGGATCGGCCGGGTCGGCGGCGTCCTCCGGGTCGTCCGGCATGACCGGGTCCGCCGTCACCGCGTCGGGGGCCGACGCGGGATCGGCCGCCGGGTCGGCCCCCGGGGCGGGGTCGGTGACGCGACCGGGGCCGGCCGCCCCGGTCGCCGCCTCCGCCAGGCCGCCGCTCAGCACCACTCCGGCAGCGGTGACCAGCACCAGCGCGCGCCGCGCGCCGTGTGCGGCCGGATGTCCTCCCTGCCGCGTCGGCAGTACCGCGGCTGCGGTGCGCCGTTGTACGGCGCACCCCGCACAGGTGCAGTCGCTGGCGGGTACGTACTCCTCGAAGGCCGGCACAGTCATGCGATTCCCTCCGCAGTCGTCAAGATCTTTGGGCGCATCTGTACGGGCGTCAGTGTCTCAACTATCCGGACATATCTCATTTTGACGGATAGATGAGTAAAACGAACATCCGACAGGCCGCAGCGAAGGGTTAATGGTCAGGAGCACCGCCTGGGGTCGGGTAGAGTTCTCCAGGTCAGCAGGCGCCGCTAGCTCAGTTGGTTAGAGCAGCTGACTCTTAATCAGCGGGTCCGGGGTTCGAGTCCCTGGCGGCGCACGCGAAGACAAGGCCTCCTCACCACGCGTGAGGGGGCCTTGTCCGTTCCCCGGCGTCTCGCGCAGGTTCCGCACAGTGAATAGTTTGCTCACGCACAGCTCACCCACACCCGACAGACAGTCACCGATCGGTCGTCCGGAGGCGCGAGAGTCCTCCGCGAGCACCCCAGTTGCCCCCTCATACGCCTCCACACCCCTCCCCACAAGGGTTCCTCAAATCGTGCATATGATCGGCTAACGGTCCGTTTCACCCTTGCGATCACGGCTGGGTTCGGCCAACCTGTCTGGAGGTCATCGGCGTCAACCAGCCCGATGGCCTGAGCAGTTGGGGGCAGTTGAGGGGGATGTTCCGGTTGTGTGCGTTGTGGGGTGGGGGCCTCGTGCAGGAGCAAATGCCGAGCAGGCATCATGCAACCGGAAGGGCGCCGTTCCGTATCTGCGGAAGGGTGGCCTGCCACTGAGCCGTCGGTCGCGTTCCAGGGGGGCACGCGGCGGGCGAAAGGACCGACCGACCCACGCAGTCTGCCTGCGTGCAGGGGGATGACCCATGACGTCGACGCCGCCAGGCGCCCGGCAGAACAACGACCCTTCCGAGACCACGCAGCTTCGGATACCCCCGCAGCTTCGGGCCGGGGGCCAGCGGCGACGCCCGAAGAAGGCGCTGCCCCGTTACGACTACGAGCACTACAGCCGGCTCGCCGGGCCACTGACCCAGCCGGATCCGGCCAAGCCGTACACCGTGCGGTACCGTTCGCTCCTCTCCCAGGAGCCGCACCGGATACGCGCGGCACTCCTGCTGGGCGCCGCGCCGCTGGTCTCGCTCGGCCTGTTCGCCTGGCTGATGCAGCCCGAGCACTGGACGCAGCGCGACCCGAACCTCAAGAACGACACGCTGCTGATCCTCGACATCGTGATGCTGGTCTCGATCGGGCTGATCGAGCTCTTCCGCACCCTGAACGTCCTCTCCAACGCGCACGCCACACTGGTCGCCCGCGACCCGGTCCCGGTCGTGCCGGAGAACGGCACCCGGGTCGCGTTCCTCACCTCCTTCGTCCCGGGCAAGGAGCCCCTGGAGATGGTGACGAAGACCCTGGAGGCCGCCGTCCGCATCCGCCACCGCGGGCTGATGCACGTCTGGCTGCTCGACGAGGGCGACGACCCGGCGGTCAAGGAGGTCTGCCAACGGCTGGGGGTGCACCACTTCTCCCGCAAGGGCGTGGCGCACTGGAACCAGGCCAAGGGCCCGCACCGCGCGAAGACCAAGCACGGCAACTACAACGCCTGGCTCGACGCGCACGGCGACGCGTACGACTTCTTCGCCTCGGTCGACACCGACCACGTGCCGATGCCCAACTATCTGGAGCGGATGCTCGGCTACTTCCGTGACCCGGACGTCGGCTTCGTCATCGGCCCGCAGGTCTACGGCAACTACGACACCTTCGTCACCAAGGCCGCCGAGTCGCAGCAGTTCCTCTTCCACGCACTGATCCAGCGCGCGGGCAACCGCTACGGCGCCCCGATGTTCGTCGGCACCAGCAACGCGGTGCGGATCTCGGCCCTCAAGCAGATCGGCGGTCTGTACGACTCGATCACCGAGGACATGGCGACCGGCTTCGAGATGCACCGCGCCCGCAACCCGCACACCGGCCGCAAGTGGCGCTCGGTGTACACGCCGGACGTACTGGCCGTGGGCGAGGGCCCGACCGCCTGGACCGACTTCTTCACCCAGCAGCTGCGCTGGTCGCGCGGGACGTACGAGACGATCCTCAAGCAGTACTGGAAGGGCGTCTACTCACTGCCCGTGGGCAAGCTCTTCAACTACACCATGATGATCATCTTCTACCCGATGTCCGCCATGAACTGGATTCTCGCGGCGCTGAGTTGCGCGCTGTTCCTGGGAATGGGCGCCTCCGGTGTGCAGATCGACCCGGTCGTCTGGATGATGCTGTACGGCAACGCGTCCGCGCTCCAGATCGGCCTGTACATCTGGAACCGCCGCCACAACGTCTCGCCGCACGAGCCCGAGGGCTCCGGCGGTCTGGCCGGCATGATGATGTCCGCGCTCTCCGCGCCGATCTACGCGCGCTCGCTGATGGACGCCGTGCTGCGCCGCAAGAGCTCGTTCGTGGTCACGCCCAAGGGCGACTCCTCCAGCCCGGACACCCTCTTCGGGACCTTCCGCATCCACCTCTTCTTCATTCTGGTGTTCGGCGGCTCGATCGCGGCCTCGTTCGTCCTCGGCCACAGCCACCCGGCGATGCTCACCTGGGCCGCACTGGCGCTGCTGATCACCGCGGCACCGATCTTCGGCTGGCAGTACACCGTGCGGGCGGAGAAGAAGCGGAAGAAGAAGCACCACGCGGGACCACCGCCGACGAGCGGCCCGCCCGCCCGTGCCCAGCAGGAGAAGCCCCACTGGGACGGCAACGAACAGACCATGCAGATCGCCCTTGGGGGACGTAAACAATGAAGTACCGTCCGAGCCGCCGTACCCGCCGCATGGCGATCAGTACGGCGGTGGTTCTCGCGCTCGCGGGGGCGAACGGGCCGTGGCTGTACCGTTTCAGCACCGAGCGCTACCACGAGTACAAGATCAACAAGCCCGACTACAAGGCCGCCAACGGCCACTGGGACTTCCTCGACATCCCGTCCGAGTACAAGATCAACACGATTCACGCGGCGCTGCTGCACACCGGCAAGGTGCTGCTCGTCGCGGGCTCGGGCAACAACCAGAAGAACTTCGACGCGAAGAGCTTCCGGTCGGTGCTGTGGGACCCGAAGACCGGCGGGTTCACGAACATACCCACGCCCAAGGACATGTTCTGCGCCGGTCACACCCAGCTGCCCGACGGCAAACTCCTCATAGCCGGCGGCACGAAGCGGTACGAGAAGCTCAAGGGCGACGTCACCAGGGCGGGCGGCCTGATGATCGTCCACAACGAGGACCCGGACAAGCCGGTCACGCTTCCGGCGGGCACCAGGTTCACCGGTAAGACCAACGGCAGGACCTTCGTCACCAAGGACCCCGTGCTGGTGGAGAAGGCCACCAAGGTCTTCGACAAGAACACCGGCGCGTTCCTGCGCAACGACCCCGGACTCGGCCGGATCTACGTCGAGGCGCAGAAGTCCGGCACGAAGTACGAGACGGGCACCGAGGACAACTACCGCATAGCGGGCCTGTCCGGCTCCGACACCCGCAACGTGTACGGGATCGCCCAGAAGCTCGCCCTCGACAAGAAGGACTTCCAGGGCATCCGGGAGGCTTTCGAGTTCGATCCGGTGGCGGAGAAGTACATCACCGTCGACCCGATGAACGAGGCCCGCTGGTATCCGACGCTGACCACGCTCAAGGACGGCAAGGTCCTCGCCCTCTCCGGCCTGGACGAGATCGGGCAGATCGTGCCCGGCAAGGACGAGGTCTACGACCCGAAGACCAAGAAGTGGGAGTACACCGGCATCATCCGGAAGTTCCCCACCTACCCGGCGGTCTTCCTCCTCAACGACGGCAAGCTCTTCTACTCCGGCTCGAACGCGGGCTACGGCCCCGCCACCGTCGGCCGCGCGCCCGGCGTCTGGGACCTGGCGACGAACAAGTTCACCAAGATCCCCGGCCTGAGCGACCCGGACCGGATGGAGACGTCGGCGACGGTACGGCTGCCTCCGGCCCAGGACGAGAAGTTCATGGTGATCGGCGGGGGCGGCGTCGGCGAGTCCGACAAGTCCAGCAAGAAGTCCCGGCTGGTCGACCTGTTGGACGCCGACCCGAAGTTCAAGGACGGCGCCTCACTGGAGGAGGGCACCCGCTACCCGAGCGCGTCGCTGCTCCCCGACGACTCCCTGCTGGTCACCGGCGGCTCCGACGACTACCGGGGCCGCGGCGGCTCCGACATCCTCCAGGCCCGGCTGTACGACGCCGGGTCGGACACCTACAAGCGGGTCGCCGACCCGGCGGTGGGCCGCAACTACCACTCGGGGTCCGTGCTCCTCCCCGACGGCCGGGTCATGATCTTCGGCTCCGACTCGCTCTACTCCGACAAGGCGAACACCCGGCCGGGCGTCTTCGAGCAGCGGATCGAGATCTACACCCCGCCGTACCTGTACCGCGACTCGCGGCCCGAACTGACCGCCGGTCCGAAGAAGGTGAAGCGCGGCGCCACCGCGATGTTCACGACCAACAGCGCCGCGACGATCAAGTCGGCGAAGCTGATGCGGCCGAGCGCGGTCACCCATGTCACGGACACGGACCAGCGGTCGGTGGCGCTGGACCTGAAGAAGACCGACGGCGGGATCTCGGTGACGGTGCCGAAGAACCGGGCGCTGGTGCCGTCGGGCTGGTACATGCTCTTCGTCACCGACGACAAGGGCACCCCGTCCGAGGGAACGTGGGTGGAGGTGCCGTAGGCCCGGCGGACGGTGCGGCCCGCCTTACTGCCGCACCGTCCGCCCGCCGCCCGGCTACTTCGCCTTCGTGCCGCGGGCCAGGCCCAGGGCGTAATCGGGCCACCAGTCGCCGGCCTTCGGGCCGCCCCGGCAGTCGCCGTCGGACTCCCCCGGGCGCTTGATCCAGAGGTAGGCGTCGACCAGTTCGTCGCCCGTGGAGGCCGTCGGTGTCTCGCCGAGGGCCCGCCCCGGCGGATTGCACCAGGTCTGCCGGGGGTCGCCGCCGGTGTACGGGCCGTTGCCGTTGCGGCTGGTGTCGATGACGAACGGCTTGTCGCCGACCTTCGCCGACAGCCGCTTGCCGAAGTCCTCGCTGACCGCGGTGGTCTGGAAGTTGGAGACGTTCACCGCGAAGCCGTCGGCCGCGTCGATGCCCGCCTGCCGGAGCGGCTGGAACAGCGCGTCCGGGGTGTGCCAGCCCGCGTTGCCCGCGTCCAGGTAGACCCGGGTGCCCGGCAGTCGCTTCAGCCGCTCCACCGCCCCCTTGAGCAGGTCGTAGCGCTCCTCGTGGAACTCCTGCGGGGTGCATCCGTCGACCAGGTGCAGCACCGCGTCCGGCTCCAGGACCACCGTGGCGCCGCGGTCGCCGATGCCCTTGGCGACCCCGTCCAGCCAGGTGCGGTACGCGTCGCCGTCGGCGGCGCCGCCCTTGGAGAACTGTCCGCAGTCGCGGTGCGGGATGTTGTAGAGGACGAGCAGCGCCTCCCGGTCGGCCTTCGCGGCGGCCTCCGTGAAGCCCCTCGCCTCGGCCTCCGGATTGTCCGGGCCGATCCACTCGCCGACCGGCTGCTCCGCGATCCTGCGGATCAGGCCGGCGTTCTTCCCGTTGCCGTCCGCGGTGTACCGGGCGACCTGCCGGGCCGCGTTGCCGTCGGGGTTGACCCAGTACGGATCGGTGCCCTTGGGCTGCTGGCCGATGGACGCGGGATTCTTTCCCCCGCCGCCGTCGCCCTCACCGTCACCGGAGGAACATCCCGCGAGCAGCAGTACGGCGCCGATCACGGCCACGCCCGCTCCCCGTATGCCGAACCGGCCGTTGTGGCTGCCGTACATCCACTCCCCCTCGGGTGCGACGGCGGTGCACTGTCGCATCGCCGCCCATCCTGACACAGGGCCCGTGAGCGGCCCGGCCGCTCACGACTTCACCGAAGAGCCGTTACGGCGGGTTCACCACGCTCTGCCCGACTTGACCGCGTGCGGAGCGTGACTGGTTATCGACGTATCGTCAGAATAGTTTTGGGCGGGGGGAGTTCGGCGCCCTACAGTGGGCGAGCGGCGGACCCGGCCGCCCACCGACCTCCCGTGTCGGCGCCGGGCCACTCCCGCGGCCCGCGCCCCGCGGTCGAGGACCGGCCCGGCCGGCGCCCGGAGGACCGGGCGGCCGGCCGGGCCGTGTACCACCGGGCTCAGAGCCTGTCGGGTGACCTTCGATCGGATAGCGGACGCGGTCTGGTGCGTGCGATTCCAAGGCGGCGGGATGTCCTCGTAGCGGAGCTACTAGGACATTTCGGCAACGCGGGAAGCGTGCGTGCCAGGGCGTGGCCGCCCGATCAGAGGTCACCCGACAGGCTCTCAGGTGCCGCTCCCGGCGCCCGCCCTCCCGCTCGTCCTCTCCGCCACCTTCCGGGCCGTCTCCCGGGCCGCGTCCCGGGCCGCCTTCTGTGCCGTCTTCTCGCCGGTCAGGTAGGCCGAGACGACCACGTTCGCGGTGTACGCGTGCGAGGCACGGTCGTACGTACCGCCGCAGGTGATCAGCCGGAGCTCCGCACGGCCGTCCTTGCGGGGGCCGTACGCCTTCCGGGCGTTGAAGCGGGCGCGGGTGAAGACCTGGATGTCGTCGATGGTGAATTCGGCGACCGTGCCGTCGGTCCGGGTCACTTCGACCTTGGCGCCGGGGCGGGCCGCGCTGAGCCCGTAGAAGACGGCCGGTCTGGTCTCGGTGTCGACATGGCCGACGAACAGCGCCGGCCCGGTCGCACCGGGTTCGGTGCCGTCGCCGTACCAGCCGACCGTCTGGGGGGTGTCGAACGACGGCGGCTCGATCGCCCCGTCCGCGTCCAGGCCCCGGGGGACGACAGGGGCCTTGATACCGATCGACGGGATGTCGACGCTCCGCGGCTTCACGCCCTTGATCGGGTCGTGCGCCGGGGGCAGCGGTACGCCGAGCGGGCGCCCGACCGCGGCGACGTCCCCGGTGGTCGGGGCGGAGCCGATGCCGGAGCCGTCGGTGATGCCGCGGCCCCAGAGCCACAGGCTCAGCAGCAGTACGGCCCAGGCCACTCCGGTGAGCAGCCTGCCGTGTCCCGTCGAGTGGTCCGAGGAGGGCATGTCAGTCGCCGGCCGGGCGGCGCCGGCGCATGCCGCGGAAGACGACCGCGACGACGGAGACGGCGACCAGGACGAGGCCGATCACGGCGTGGACGGTGCCGGGGCCCTCCTGATGGGCGGCATGGCCGGCGAGTACGGCGGTTCCGCCGCCGCCCGCACTGACCGGGGCGACGGGCGCGGGCCCGTCGCGCTGGACGACGGTGACGACGGCGGACGCCCTGGTGCCCTTGCCGTCCTTGCCGTCCTTGCACACCACCTGGACCTCGTAGTCGCGGGCTTCGGCATCGGAACGGATCCGGGCCCCGGCGAAGAGCGCATCGCCGTCACCGGGCGAGAAACGCGCCTCGGAGACGAAGGCGTCGGAGTTCCCCCTGGCCTCCTTGCCCTTGCAGCCGTCGACCTTCAGATCGACCTTGCCGCCCGGGCCGACCGAGGACGGGGAGACCGAGAGGGTGGCCCGGGACGGCGAGACCCGCTGGTGGTCCGAACCGGAACTGGCCAGTGCGACGGAAGCCGGCGTCAGGGTCGCCGCTACCACTGCGGCGGCACAGAACGTCAGGGGTATTGAACGCATCGTGAACCTCCTTATGGAAGGTTCACGTGTATGACGGCTTTCCGCATCCGCAGGGGCTCGGGCACTGGGCCGGTGGAGTGCGCGGGAGACGGCCCCGGAGGACCGCCCCCACCACCCCCTCGCCTGTCGGGAGGCGGTACCGGCCGCGATCAGCCCAGGTCGACGAGGCCCACGAGGTCGGCGATGGAGTCGACGACCGTGGACGGCCGGAACGGGTAGCTGTCGATGTCCGCCACCGTGGTGAGCCCGGTGAGCACCAGGAACGTCTGCATGCCCGCCTCCAGGCCGGCCAGCACATCGGTGTCCATCCGGTCACCGATCATGGCGCTGGACTCGGAGTGGGCACCGATCGCGTTGAGCCCGGTGCGCATCAT
It contains:
- a CDS encoding AMP-binding protein — encoded protein: MRSAGTVAELVQRQWGDHRPGLRHEDIVLSHHQVASCAAARAALLADLLPTGSEPHVGVLLDNTPEFPLWLSAAALAGAAVAGINPTRRGAELARDITHTECRVLITERAHLPLLDGLELPGVRVLVTETEAYAALLAPYAGAEPGDTVLARPGPGTRMLLYFTSGSTGAPKAAVCTQGRLAAAGQSLVGHFGIGREDVHYICMPMFHGNAVIADWAPALAGGAAVALRRRFSASGFLADVRAHGATYFTYVGRAVQYLLATPERPDDREHPLRIGFGTEAGAVDAARFRERFGVRLVEGYGSSEGGAAIQRTPDTPQGAIGRASDRDDLAVVDPETGHERVAAVFDEGGKLLNGAAAIGELVNRGRTPFEGYWRNEEADAARVRGGWYWTGDLFFRDPDGFLYFAGRTEDRLRVDSENLAAAMIENILARWADAAAVAVYAVPDPVAGDQVMAALALRDGTRFDPAAFAAFLRDQTDLGTKMAPRFVRIVHSMPVTATNKVHRVGLRREGFWSGSTVWWRDPEGAYVPFGEERLALLAGEFEAHGRTELLSSDAGRA
- a CDS encoding lytic polysaccharide monooxygenase auxiliary activity family 9 protein, which produces MRKKTGAALVGLAVAGVSMFATSSASSHGYTDNPISRQKLCANGTVTGCGNIQWEPQSVEGPKGFPAAGPADGAICSGGHGEFAQLDDPRGGNWPATHVTAGQGFSFRWQFTARHATTDFRYYITKNGWDPTKPLKRSDLESQPFMTVPYGGMQPPATLTQQGAIPTQKTGKHIILSVWNIADTANAFYSCSDVQF
- a CDS encoding SPFH domain-containing protein is translated as MRSTVSDSSGNPENGDNPENSENPENPEYGEERYGALPVREWAVLDRPGRGADASARADGVPGQDGPKGSGATTGAYDWSASASASAPGSSSGSASGSGFGSVYGGGSVTRGGPDSVARSATDSVVDLVLDLMPGEGERGGSAFGATSASVSVPGDGSGSGSGEGSGAEDGGGSGSVSGSGSGDGPPGASDLLPAAAAEKGGRVPAAESGALPGTGSVIGARGAVSGTVPGQPVLEHDPFLPGPDDAPGPGAGFVPGPGLTPVRQDAGPSLSLPSGGAGAGELHTAVRVDTGRRHSDIDDERAVSIPVHLLFREGPEAAADAAALPATVVQRTAGSECAAGVRRPPVPRAPQVLPSTRPAPVADPQLRERSGPSLPGWAVLLAGLVGLAASGGVLWWIGALPGGAVSRLGLGPRPYDGIGLGAWAALTALLTTVFFAFGGLTRGQVGHAWVLTLFGRYRGSVRRTGLMWVSPLLLRRRVDVRLRHWRSEPLPAVDANGTALRVVVLVVWRVTDTVRATLGIADHEEYLREQVEAAMARVLSQLPADAFHEDAHTLRNAEAVGDALTRMLKADCEPVGIEVYSAQPTGIEYAPEVAAAMQLRRIAAIDAKHRDSVLTSVVDAVDDTVNRLTARGLVELDDYERKSLVKDLTVAFYTGRSGGDSV
- a CDS encoding peptidoglycan-binding protein; the protein is MTVPAFEEYVPASDCTCAGCAVQRRTAAAVLPTRQGGHPAAHGARRALVLVTAAGVVLSGGLAEAATGAAGPGRVTDPAPGADPAADPASAPDAVTADPVMPDDPEDAADPADPGPDSPQGGPGPLQGAGASGPPAGTPTLRKTTRADIINRAKKWVAAQVPYSMSKYWLDGYRQDCSGYLSMAWDLPGNEWTGSLASYGTRIARADLQPGDMLLFHNPADPSKGSHVTIFGGWTDYTHTHYTAYEQTMPHTRKQTTPMAYWTHSSSYVAYRYTGLTTETGGSSSTRAFPGAGQFGPGANNAHVTELGKLLVERGGKRFYKVGPGPAWGSADQQATAAFQKAQGWKGKEADGIPGPDTWRLLTTGTGNDIPAAGGTGTGGSTATPAYPGRGNFRTGQSNSHVDRLGKQLVKKGYGKYYLSGPGPRWGEADRRNVEAFQKAQGWRGAEADGYPGPETWRRLFA